Proteins found in one Zea mays cultivar B73 chromosome 1, Zm-B73-REFERENCE-NAM-5.0, whole genome shotgun sequence genomic segment:
- the pht2 gene encoding phosphate transporter protein 2 has product MARGGDGLQVLSALDAAKTQWYHFTAIIVAGMGFFTDAYDLFCISLVTKLLGRIYYTDTSKDNPGSLPPNVAAAVNGVAFCGTLAGQLFFGWLGDKLGRKSVYGMTLMLMVICSVASGLSFGHTPTGVMATLCFFRFWLGFGIGGDYPLSATIMSEYANKKTRGAFIAAVFAMQGFGILAGGIVTLVISAAFRAGYPAPAYRDDHFNSTVPQADYVWRIILILGAAPAMLTYYWRMKMPETARYTALVAKNAKQAAADMSRVLQTEIVDEQEKLDEMVTAESNTFGLFSREFARRHGLHLVGTSTTWFLLDIAFYSQNLFQKDIFTSINWIPKANTMSALEEVFRISRAQTLIALCGTVPGYWFTVALIDVVGRFAIQLLGFFMMTVFMLGLAIPYHHWTTPGNHIGFVVMYAFTFFFANFGPNSTTFIVPAEIFPARLRSTCHGISAASGKAGAIIGAFGFLYAAQNQDKSKADAGYPAGIGVRNSLFVLAASNLLGFILTFLVPESKGKSLEEMSGEADDAEDDAVGTRAVRPSGTQMV; this is encoded by the coding sequence ATGGCGCGCGGCGGGGACGGCCTGCAGGTGCTCAGCGCGCTGGACGCGGCGAAGACGCAGTGGTACCACTTCACGGCCATCATCGTCGCCGGCATGGGCTTCTTCACGGACGCCTACGACCTCTTCTGCATCTCCCTCGTCACCAAGCTGCTGGGGCGCATCTACTACACGGACACCAGCAAGGACAACCCGGGCTCGCTGCCGCCCAACGTCGCCGCGGCTGTCAACGGCGTCGCCTTCTGCGGCACGCTGGCCGGCCAGCTCTTCTTCGGCTGGCTCGGGGACAAGCTCGGGCGCAAGAGCGTGTACGGGATGACGCTCATGCTCATGGTCATCTGCTCCGTCGCGTCGGGCCTCTCGTTCGGCCACACGCCCACGGGGGTCATGGCCACGCTCTGCTTCTTCCGCTTCTGGCTCGGGTTCGGCATCGGCGGGGACTACCCGCTGTCGGCGACCATCATGTCCGAGTACGCCAACAAGAAGACCCGCGGCGCCTTCATCGCGGCCGTCTTCGCCATGCAGGGCTTCGGCATCCTCGCCGGCGGCATTGTCACGCTCGTCATCTCCGCCGCCTTCCGCGCGGGGTACCCGGCCCCGGCGTACAGGGACGACCACTTCAACTCCACCGTGCCGCAGGCCGACTACGTGTGGCGCATCATCCTCATCCTGGGCGCCGCGCCGGCGATGCTCACCTACTACTGGCGGATGAAGATGCCCGAGACGGCGCGCTACACCGCGCTCGTGGCCAAGAACGCCAAGCAGGCCGCGGCCGACATGTCCAGGGTGCTCCAGACggagatcgtcgacgagcaggAGAAGCTGGACGAGATGGTCACCGCCGAGAGCAACACCTTCGGCCTCTTCTCCAGGGAGTTCGCGCGCCGCCACGGGCTCCACCTCGTCGGCACCTCCACCACGTGGTTCCTGCTCGACATCGCCTTCTACAGCCAGAACCTGTTCCAGAAGGACATCTTCACCAGCATCAACTGGATCCCCAAGGCCAACACCATGAGCGCGCTGGAGGAGGTGTTCCGCATCTCCCGCGCCCAGACGCTCATCGCGCTCTGCGGCACCGTCCCGGGCTACTGGTTCACCGTCGCGCTCATCGACGTCGTCGGCCGCTTCGCCATCCAGCTGCTCGGCTTCTTCATGATGACCGTCTTCATGCTCGGCCTCGCCATCCCCTACCACCACTGGACCACGCCCGGCAACCACATCGGCTTCGTCGTCATGTACGCCTTCACCTTCTTCTTCGCAAACTTCGGCCCCAACAGCACCACCTTCATCGTGCCGGCCGAGATCTTCCCGGCGCGGCTGCGGTCCACATGCCACGGCATCTCCGCCGCCTCGGGGAAGGCCGGCGCCATCATCGGGGCCTTTGGGTTCCTGTACGCGGCGCAGAACCAGGACAAGAGCAAGGCGGACGCCGGGTACCCCGCGGGCATCGGCGTACGCAATTCGCTCTTCGTCCTCGCTGCCTCCAACTTGCTTGGCTTTATCCTCACCTTCCTCGTGCCGGAGTCCAAGGGTAAGTCGCTCGAGGAGATGTCCGGGGAGGCTGACGACGCCGAGGACGACGCCGTCGGCACCCGCGCGGTGCGGCCGTCGGGGACCCAGATGGTGTAG